The following nucleotide sequence is from Cucumis melo cultivar AY chromosome 1, USDA_Cmelo_AY_1.0, whole genome shotgun sequence.
TTACAGTAAAATTGtatatatttgtttaattaatttcaaatttaaatttatcaaataattttttgtttatcGTTCGAATATATCTATCATGTAATTCATAAGTAAATTTTATATTCTTCTCGATCCTTTTAAAATTTGTCTAATAAATCATAATGCTTTTATGATTAATACTTTGTTGAGCTAACTTCATATCATAACTaatgtttgattttcttttttttacgattttatattatataatgttctaatataaaatttttgaaTCGACCATCTACGTATATTTGAATAATTTCAAAAGGGCAAGAACTTTTTCGAAAAACTACCCCATCCCAAATttcatcaaatgtatatatatatataaaatatggtGGTGCAACTTTGTCTGAATTTGTAGAATAATTGATGGGGACAGAAATTTAATGTTataaaatcagaaaagaaagcactttttttcttttgagaggaaaaaaagaaagcactTCTTTTTATCATTCTCTTGGATCTTCCAATTTGCAAGCCCTACTTAACTTTAATATACTTTCTTGTCTCTTTCTATCTCACTTTTCAAGTACAAACTTTTCTCACTTTTCCCACCAATCACTATTTCAACAATTAGAAAGGTTACAACATTAACTACAAGTTTGTCTTAAATTTTTATCTATAAATTAAGGAATTATAACCACTCTTGTTTTTATGGTAAATACTGGTTAAAAGTTCATAAGAGTCAATACTATCTCAACATTCATTTACTATAgtacatatttattatttcttaaagattttactattttacgatcatcatttttttttattctttcctataataatgtttactattttcttcGTTCTTTATTATaacttaaactaaaataatctatgCTCTAACCACAAACTCTTATAATCTAACTATAATaactaacttttcattcaaAACGTCCTTTAAAGTTTTGAATTAATCTCaacattttgtaattttaaatcTACTCACGTCTTTAAACTTTCAAGTTTTTGTTGAATATGTCATCACATTCTATAAAATTTGTGAATCTGTCCTGCAACAAAATCTTGAAATTGTATTTTATACAATAGGACAATGTTTAGTTGCatattttaattagtaataGAATTGTTAGTTTTATTAGAATAATGTGGTAAAATGTTAGGAGTtaaatttgaaagtttgaaGACCCCTTGGACACATTTTCTAGAGTTTATTGActtattaaactaaaatctTAAAAGTTTACGTGTATCTTATACATAATATATTAATGgtaaaatcaaataaaactaTTTTATCGGGGTTAATGTGATCGAAATTTGAGAGTTTAAATTTTTATGATAAAAATTCCATATTCAATATCAtacttattttgatttcttataaaaaaaaaaatggattatGTTGTGTTTCAATAATacttttgaattttagaaaattacACTTATACCCCTAATATTCAAAAGTTTGCATTGGCATCCTTAATATTTAACAAcgtaattattagtttaaataaTCTTTACAGATTTATttatttgcaaaaaaaaaaggtatatgTAGATACCATTACGTTCGTAAAATTAAATTCTTGATATCAATATTTTGAACATTTGAGGCATACGAGTAGATTTTTTAGATTTACCTAAATTGTATATTCCAAATTGGAGCTGAACTTACAGTTATATTGATTAAATGACACTTACGAAAatggttatttcatattttatgCATTGTTCTATAGGAATCAAATCAAAACCTCTAAGTACAAACTTCATGTCAATTATTGTTGAATTACGCTCACTTCCATCAAATTATTTTACTTAATTACTCGCAAATTTATTAGTTTACAAATTTAGTCATTAACTTTGAAGCTCATAAACACAAATTTAGTCTCATAAActtagaaatttaaaaatactgctagaaacaaaattaaaagtttaagattccattaaacataaaatttatttttaatgtatAGATTACTGAGATCAAAGATTTTATTTCCCGTCACATGTATTGtcaagaaaattttgaaattttcaaaaccAATTTTACTCAAATCTCAAACTTTAACAACTGTCCTTTGATAATTCTCTTTTTATCGTCAACATGAATTAGTCGCTATATGAATTTTAATATGTAATTACTCTTTCATACAATCTAAGATTTGTAACAATATAATGGTTATGATCTGAACTCTTGCAAAATATTGATCGTATAAATGTAGATTGATGTACCACTTAAAAATCAAATGTGTTCACAAACTACGAGGGGAAAATTACATCACTGCATCTTCATTGGAATTTCTAAAGAACAAAAGTGAAATCGTTAATACAATAAAGTTTATAAATTAACTTTGTTCAAACATTACAAAATTACAAGCACAAAGACAGAATCATTAAGGGTATGTTTCCATTAACTTCTCAGGTGCTAAAGAAAACATTTATTGTTCACTTAAAACCCTTTTTTAATCTTTTGGAGACATTTGGGATGAGGATTTGCTATTGAATAACCAACATTATTTTAAATCCTCAATTCCTCAATTTGCTAAAGTATACTACCttgtttcttatttctttctcaaactaaaatagtttagtTTACACTTAAACACATACtataaaagtttaaattaaaataatctacacCAAACACAAAACATACATGTCCCAAACACTCCTTAGAAAGTCAAACTAAATATGCCAATAGTATAAGGAACTAAAAATTATTACTTCAATAATAATCTAGAAAACACATTGGTGTATGGTTATCAACTTTGGGAGGGTAGGAATCTGGTTTGATTTCAGCAAGTCTTGAGACACTTTGTAACTCTTCGTCTTAGGACTTTATTTTTTTGGAGGAACTTATTCTCGGACTTGAGGAAAAGAAATATTATGTTACTCACAATTGAATGGACTAAACAATTGAAAATTTTAGCTACTTCTAAGAacaagaactttttttttttttttttgttagtttgaattttgaaaatacaCTAAAAATGTAGACAAACTAAGAAGTCATTAAATGCTAGTGTTGTAGGCCCTAAACTTTTCATTGAATGAGTGAAAACTACACGGAGAAACTGGGATATACACCAACCAACGGAGTTGACAAAAAAAGCTCTCCGAGTGGCAGGAAAAAAAAGACATTTCTCCTTTCATCTATCTCATTTATTCTCTTTGTGTGACTATTTTGATTTGTTATGTCTGTTGAAATACTTTTTTTAGGCTATTGCTCCAAGTGGCATAGAAGTTTATGGGAGAATACCTTCATTGCTGCACGATGATATTGGTAGGCCTTTAAGTACATCCCTCAGAGCATAGTAGTGGCTATCACATTTATGATCCGAAAGAAGGATGTTTGAGAGCACTATTTGCTGGAAATGTTCATCAGGATGCCGCTTCCACAGAGAGAAGTATTCTGGAGTACTATCCACATGCCTCTTCAGATAATACACTGTCCCTGGTATGAATAGTTCATCCGAAATTTTACATCTAGCGGCTTTGTTTTGAGCAGCTGTAGCACTCTGCAGCGCAGAGGTAGCGCATGACCTAGGAGATCCAGAGGCCACATCTGACTCTTTTTTATTGTTATCATCTGcttaagaatagaaaaaaaaaacatagcaaataagaaaatgaaaatgtataGTAAACGCAAGCAATGTACAGTCTTGTTTGGATCAACTTTATGTGGATTCAATCACATGACAGAAACGAGAAACCCATTAACAAAGATGTTAGATTAGCTTACTAGAGGATGTTTTCTCAAGAATATTAGGGTTTGCAAAATTATAACAGAGCAATATTTGGAGATGAAACAAAAGACAAACAAGGGAATATAGATTAGCTTACCAGAGGATTTTTTCTTGCTTGTGAACTTGGCATAATCCGCAAGTTTTTGAGCAACATCTTGTACTGATGTAACTACCTGCTTTGCATTTGTGACCAAATCAATGATACTTTTCCAGTCTTCTTTACCTATCAAACTCATCCTGAATCAGATGGAACATGCATTTGAGATTACCAAAATAGCTCAAAATAGCTTATGTTCAATAGCAAGAAACAGCTTATGTTCATCTGCTCTTTTTAGTTAAATTCCTAAACATTTTATTTTCCATCCCTCTGAATGGATCTGAAAATTAGATTGCCGCTTGATCTATGGTACATGTGCAACATCTTCAAAATCTGGCCATCCTCAAAGTAAATTGAGCATAAGTTTCAAAGGCAGCATTGACCTTCAAATAGTAAATAGAAGTTCTCTTATAACCCCACAGGACATTTTCCATGAGTGTCCAAAGCCAGGTTACCCCCACCTCGAATAATCCCACAGGACAACCCACCTATCTCTATAGGTTACAAAATTTGGGTGTCAAAGGAAACTCGTAAGATATTAATTCCTAAGTAGGTAGCCACCATGAATTAAACTCACGACCTCTTAGCCACTTATTGAGACTATGCCTCCTTTTTTACCGTTGGACCTAACTTTGGCATCACAAACCCAAAATGAAAATACGCAAACCTGGAATTTGGGTTTCAGCCTGAGGCAAGGGATTTTGCTATAGAATGTGGAACTTCTTTGATGAACGGTTGGACTTATCTTTTTGTATCCCTAGAAAAATTGATGACGTATGTAAGGCCTTTTTGTGTGAAAAAGAAAGCTAAAGTGGTAAGTAACTGTTCATTTGTGCCACATCTGGAAGGAAAGAAACGCTAGATCCCTTGATGACAAGTCTCCTCTAATTCCTCAGGGCTCTAGCTTTTCAACTTTTTGTAATCTTGTACAAAATACAGCATCTTGCAGGGTATATTTACACAAGAAATTCTGTGAGTCTAAGGGAATACTACCATGTCCACTATCCAATTAATATAAAATTCCATAACGATACATAGCGCAGAACTTTTTCTTTGATTGTCATTCTAAACAATGTTGGGACTTGGGAGTGCTTGTTTCACATTTTTAACATTAAATGGGTGTTTTGCAATATTTTCCAAGACAATGTTTTGCAGGTTTTGGTAGGGCCAGTTTTGAAATCTAAGTCACGGTTGATTTGGTCTAATGCCGTCAAAGGATTGTTAGCAGAAAATTTGGTTTGAGAGAAATAAACGTGCCTTTCAAAATAAGCCTACAGCTTGGAGAGATCGCTTCAAAGTTGCTCGTCTTAAATGCTTCTCCTTGGTTCTGTCTTTCTAAGCCTTTTTCAGATTTTTCCATCCAAGATATTTGCTTGAACTGGAGatcatttatttgttttaattttgattGGCTTGTATTTTTGGCCTATATAAACTTTTTCTATGATGTTTGTTAGACTGCTTTGTTGGTTGTGTAAGGATATGATGAAGGTGCTATTGGAATGTCAATCTAGTTGAGATGCATGGGTGCACCTCCTGGTCCCTTTTTGCTATTTGCTTTTTCTTGTTATTCTACTTTTGTTTCTAAGTTTTGTACTTTGAGCAATAGTCTCATTTCATGAATTAAACGAAAAGGTTTGTTtccacaaaaaaataaaataaaatcccTAACCAGATTTATCAGCTTTAATACTTTCTATAAACTATAAGCTGGCCTGGACACTCACGGATATAGGAAAAATATACTTTGTATAAACTAGTTAGCAATATACTTTAGATAAAAGATATTATTACAAGACAGCAACGATTGTGATTATCATATTGTTAAAGATAAAAATGATTAGGTGATCTCTTAACTTAGATCATTAGACTCCAAAGATTTCCAGGGACTTCATTAGAAATGCTTTGAATATGTCTCCTCACTCCTCCAACATCCATATTTAGCTTCAGGACATCCATAGAAGAAAAATAGCTTTAGCCTTTTAAATCGACCGTAATAGGTTGATAACTTACCAATCAGTTTGCAGAATTTCAATCCTTAGCCTTGTTAGAGAAGCTACACTTAGTCTAGGGATAACATCATCCTGCCCAAAGTAAAGTGAGACACTTAGTGAAGCAACAGAATGAAATAAGAAATGTCAAAATAAAACTCCACGAAAATTTTCTTATGAAAAATGGAAGCTTTTGCTAGAATACATATGAGGACTGCATGTGGCAAACCTGCATCACAACGGTGGTAACATAGTCTGCACAGCTCTCAGCAAGTTTCCTTGAAACACAAGGAGGTGTTCCAAATCCAATGGCAGAAACAATATCAGGGCTAAATCCAAGCTccttttttgactttttacgaAGCATTACAGCTAGAAGTGAAGCTATAGCTCCACCAAGGGAATGACCCACAAGCCTTAACCTAAAACCCTGTTAATGAATTAGATACAGCCACGACAATGTGATAGAAGAGTGTAAAGAATAAGCTAAAAGAACTTTAGTAAACATAAATACCACCTGATATTTCTCCAAGCATCTCCTTATCATTCCGATCTCATTTTGAAGAAACCACTGAGCAGATTCAGACGTGCCAAAGTGTGTAGAATATCCTTCAAATGTCACATCTCTATCACTTGTTGTAATAATATCAGTGATGAGATCATATACTGTATGAGTTCCTCGAATTCCAAAGATTACAAGTTTCTTTCTTGTATCAACCCCTATATAATAACCAGGCCTCATAACACTGGAATTTTTAACAAACTTCAATATGTTGCACTCTCTAAGCATGGTGGTTTTTGCAAGCATAGATGTAGAATTCTTA
It contains:
- the LOC103489737 gene encoding uncharacterized protein LOC103489737 isoform X3, whose product is MATGTARRLIHNFHYARNFLRKQEWQARSVTVNNVLMHFQSSKVDKVENDVNKEGEVLREVSLRSEMGKNSTIDCKRSEYVEDTTDSNWRSELAWLTKALEPALQLYRWALSSGDGIPHRSRSVSEIIASIQRSKTGIQDWSLSDLTIGLCLIYLRQASTNPLEDLKGVQISSNAIVEDLIYFVELAEGSYKNSTSMLAKTTMLRECNILKFVKNSSVMRPGYYIGVDTRKKLVIFGIRGTHTVYDLITDIITTSDRDVTFEGYSTHFGTSESAQWFLQNEIGMIRRCLEKYQGFRLRLVGHSLGGAIASLLAVMLRKKSKKELGFSPDIVSAIGFGTPPCVSRKLAESCADYVTTVVMQDDVIPRLSVASLTRLRIEILQTDWMSLIGKEDWKSIIDLVTNAKQVVTSVQDVAQKLADYAKFTSKKKSSDDNNKKESDVASGSPRSCATSALQSATAAQNKAARCKISDELFIPGTVYYLKRHVDSTPEYFSLWKRHPDEHFQQIVLSNILLSDHKCDSHYYALRDVLKGLPISSCSNEVRE
- the LOC103489737 gene encoding uncharacterized protein LOC103489737 isoform X1; translated protein: MATGTARRLIHNFHYARNFLRKQEWQARSVTVNNVLMHFQSSKVDKVENDVNKEGEVLREVSLRSEMGKNSTIDCKRSEYVEDTTDSNWRSELAWLTKALEPALQLYRWALSSGDGIPHRSRSVSEIIASIQRSKTGIQDWSLSDLTIGLCLIYLRQASTNPLEDLKGVQISSNAIVEDLIYFVELAEGSYKNSTSMLAKTTMLRECNILKFVKNSSVMRPGYYIGVDTRKKLVIFGIRGTHTVYDLITDIITTSDRDVTFEGYSTHFGTSESAQWFLQNEIGMIRRCLEKYQGFRLRLVGHSLGGAIASLLAVMLRKKSKKELGFSPDIVSAIGFGTPPCVSRKLAESCADYVTTVVMQDDVIPRLSVASLTRLRIEILQTDWMSLIGKEDWKSIIDLVTNAKQVVTSVQDVAQKLADYAKFTSKKKSSDDNNKKESDVASGSPRSCATSALQSATAAQNKAARCKISDELFIPGTVYYLKRHVDSTPEYFSLWKRHPDEHFQQIVLSNILLSDHKCDSHYYALRDVLKGLPISSCSNEEIPMKMQ
- the LOC103489737 gene encoding uncharacterized protein LOC103489737 isoform X2; the encoded protein is MATGTARRLIHNFHYARNFLRKQEWQARSVTVNNVLMHFQSSKVDKVENDVNKEGEVLREVSLRSEMGKNSTIDCKRSEYVEDTTDSNWRSELAWLTKALEPALQLYRWALSSGDGIPHRSRSVSEIIASIQRSKTGIQDWSLSDLTIGLCLIYLRQASTNPLEDLKGVQISSNAIVEDLIYFVELAEGSYKNSTSMLAKTTMLRECNILKFVKNSSVMRPGYYIGVDTRKKLVIFGIRGTHTVYDLITDIITTSDRDVTFEGYSTHFGTSESAQWFLQNEIGMIRRCLEKYQGFRLRLVGHSLGGAIASLLAVMLRKKSKKELGFSPDIVSAIGFGTPPCVSRKLAESCADYVTTVVMQDDVIPRLSVASLTRLRIEILQTDWMSLIGKEDWKSIIDLVTNAKQVVTSVQDVAQKLADYAKFTSKKKSSDDNNKKESDVASGSPRSCATSALQSATAAQNKAARCKISDELFIPGTVYYLKRHVDSTPEYFSLWKRHPDEHFQQIVLSNILLSDHKCDSHYYALRDVLKGLPISSCSNEGILP